In Streptomyces sp. NBC_00683, the DNA window CTGGGCGCGGACGACTACATGACCAAGCCGTACAGTCCGCGCGAGCTGATGGCCCGGGTGCGTACCCTCCTGCGGCGCACCCATCGGCGTGCGGGCGAAGGCGGCCCGGGTGAGGGCGGGGTGCTGCGGGTGGGTGCCCTGGCCGTCGATCCCGTACGTCACGAAGTGGCGGCCGACGGGGTGCGGATCGAGTGCACGCCGGGCGAGTTCCGGCTGCTCGCCGCGATGGCCGCCGAACCCGACCGCGTCTTCACCCGGGAGCAACTGCTGGCGGAACTGCACGGGTTCGACCGGTACATCAGCAGCCGCACCGTCGACGTGCACATCATGAACCTGCGGAAGAAGATCGAGCACGCACCCCGCCGGCCGGTCCGGCTGCTCACCGTCTTCGGTGTCGGCTACAAGCTGACGGATCCGGTGAAGGGTGCCTCGCGTGCGCCGGGCCGGTGAGAACGACCGGCACCGACTGCCGCTCCGCAAGAGCCTGCTGGGCCGCCTGCTCGCCGTGTCGGCGCTCGTCGCGGCCTGTTCGGTCGCCGCGACCGCATGGCTGGCCGTGCAGACCACGTCCGGCGCGATCGAGCAGGAGCAGGGTCAGAACCTCACCGCCGACACCCGTATCCACGACACCCTGCTCGGTTACGCGGCGGCGCACCCCACCTGGGACGGTGTCGGGGCCACCGTGCGTGAGCTGGCCGACGAGTCGGGCCGGCGGATCACGCTGACGACGCAGAGCAGGGGCATCCTCGCCGACTCCGCCGACGGTTCCCCTCCCCCACCGGCCCTGCCTCCCCAGGCATCGGCGGTCGTTGATCCCATGTCCGTGGACGCCGCCCTGTCGTCCGGGGCCGGATCAGCGACGATTCCCGTGGGCATGAGGTCCCGCAGCGACCGTGTCGACCCCCGCGCCGTCGGACCGTTCCGGCTGCCCGACGCCGAGCGTGCGTCGCTGCGCCGCGCCGCCGAGGAGGTGGCACGGTGCCTCAACCGGTCCGGTATCGCCTCGGACGTCGTGGAGGGGCCGAGCGGCCGGCCCCGTATCCAGGACGTGGGCAACGATCCCGACCGTCTGCAGGGCACCCGGTGCACGACGGAGGACCTGGACCGCCCGACCCCCACCGAGGAGAAGGCGCTCAGCGCTCTGAGCCGGCTGGCCAACGCCTGTCTGAGCCGGCAGAGCCGCGAGCCCGTCCGGCTCGGCCTCGACCTCTCCTGGGACACGGCCGGCGAGCCCTTCCCGGTCCCGGCAACCGCCGCGCCGACGCCCGTGCCGAGCAGCGCCCCCCGGGAGGCCCAGGTGGCTCCGTCCCCCGAGCCCACGGCCCTCACCAGTGAGAACGACCGGGCCATCGCCTCGTGCGTCGCCGTCGCACGCCGCGAACAGCTCAGCTCCTACGTCGCCCCGCCCTCACTGCTGTTCATCAGCGACCCCGGCGGCGGCGCCGTTCCCGCATTCGACCTGTCGCCCGCGAACACGGCCAGGATCACGGGGGTCGCGGCGCTCGTCCTCGCGCTCACCGTGGGCGCCTCCGTCCTCGCGGGGGCCCGGCTCGTACGACCGCTGCACGCGCTCACGGGAGCTGCCCAGCGGATGCGCGACGGTGAGGACTCGGCACCCGTGGTGGTCGCCGCGGACAACGAGATCGGTCGGCTGGCCGCCGCCTTCAACGACATGTCCGCGCATCGCGCACGGCTGGAGGAGCAGCGCAAGGTGATGGTCAGCGACGTCGCCCACGAGCTGCGTACCCCGTTGAGCAATATCCGCGGCTGGCTGGAGGGCGCGCAGGACGGGATCGCCGAGCCCGACGCCATGTTCATCTCCTCTCTCCTCGAGGAGGCGGTGCAGCTGCAGCACATCATCGACGACCTCCAGGACCTGTCGGCGGCGGATGCGGGGGTGCTGCGCCTGCACCCCGAGCCGGTACGGATCGAGGAACTGCTCGCCCATGTCGCCGCGGCCCACCAGGCGCAGGCCGACGCGGCGGAGGTCGGTCTGACGGTGGCCGCCTCGACCGCCGGGGCACCCCTGCCCTCACTCACCGCCGATCCGGTACGGCTGCGGCAGGCCATGGGCAACCTGGTCTCCAACGCCGTACGCCACACCCCTGCGGGCGGGCGGGTCACACTGCGCGCGTACGCCACCGGGCCCGAGGAGGAGGAGCAGGAGCAGGGGCGGGTGGCTCTGGAGGTCGCCGACACCGGCAGCGGTATCCCGGCGGAGGATCTGCGGTACGTCTTCGACCGCTTCTGGCGCGCAGAGAAGTCCCGCAGCAGGCGCACGGGAGGCAGCGGGCTGGGTCTGGCCATCGTCCGAAAGCTCGCCGAGGCGCATGGCGGGACGGCCGACGTCGTCAGCACGGTGGGTGAGGGATCGGTCTTCACTCTGAGGCTGCCCCAGGCGGTCCCCGATCCCGGGGACGCGGGCCTGATGCGATGAACACAGCGTCCTGACAGCTTCCTCATAACTTCACTCCAGTCTGTCGGCATGCCCGGCGTCCGAAGCGCATTCGCGTGCGGGCCCCACCAAAGCCGGGCTGGAATCGGAGTCCTTCACATGTCCCCTCGTTCGACCCTGCGCACCGCAGTCCTCTCCGCCGTCGCCGCGGGCGCGGTCCTCGTCCCGTCGGCCGCGGCCGTCGCGGACGACGCCACTCCCAAGCCGGTGCCGACCGCCGCAGAGCGCACCGCCACACCCAGCCCCGCGCCGGAAGAGGCCGCGCCCTCCGCGGCACCGGCCCCGGCCGAGAAGTTCAGGAGCAGGGTGACGCCCCGGGGCGGCGTCGCCGCAGGTGAGCGCGCGGCCGCGGAGAGGGGCGGCAGCACGGCGCTGTACGGCTCGGCGGCGGGAGCGGTCCTGCTCGCCGGCGCCGGCACGTTCGTGCTGCGCCGCCGCTCCGCCGCAGACCGCAACGGCTGACCTGCCCTCGGGTGGCGCCGCTCCGCGTGACGGGGCGGCGCCACCCTGCTGTTCCACCCGATCCGCCTACGCCCGGAGCCACCATGCCCCGTACCGCACACGTCTTCCGCCGCGCCCTCATGTCCTCGGCCGCCGCCGTTCTGATCCTGGTCCCGCTCACCGGCTGCTCAACCTCCGGCGCTGCGCAGCCGCCCGCCGCGGTCACGTCGGCGTCCGGAGCGGCGGAGCGCCCGAACGCGTCGGAGTCCCCGAACGCACCGGCTCCCACGCAGATCTCCATCCCCTCGATCGGGGTGACGAGTCAGCTGATGCGGCTGGGGCTCAACGCGGACGGCACCGTGGAGGTTCCGCCCGCGGACAAGGGCATGACGGCGGGCTGGTACGCGGGAGGGGCCGTTCCCGGGGAGCCGGGCGCCGCCGTGGTCATCGGCCACAACGACACCCGGTTCGGCAAGGCTGTCTTCCACGACCTGAAGAGGATTGCCGAGGGTGCGGACATCACGGTCCTCAACGGGCTCGGCGAGCGGACGCACTTCACGGTCACGGGCACCGAGACCGTCAGCAAGAGCGCCTTCCCCAGTGAGAAGGTCTACGGGGAGACCGGCGACCGCGTGCTCCGGCTCATCACGTGCGACGGATCGTTCGACGCCGATGGGCACCCGGTGGACAACCTCATCGTCTACGCGACGCTCAGCTGACGGAACCCCGGACGCCGCGGCCCGTTCCTCGTCCCGACCTGTTCGTACTGCTGCCGCAAGACGCCGTACATCCCACCTCTACCCACGAGTAACTCCCCCTGGTTTGATGGGCGTCACCGCTCCGAACCCCACACCAGGAGAGCCTGTGCCGCACACCGCGATCCGCCGTATCTCCGGCGCGACCCTGGCCGCCGCCCTCGCCGCAGCCACGCTCGCACTCAACGCCCCGCAGGCATCGGCGGCGGACACCCCGTCGCTGCGCGTTCTCACGTACAACACGTTCCTCTTCAGCAAGACCCTGTACCCGAACTGGGGCCAGGACCACCGGGCCAGGGAGATACCGAGGACGGCCTTCTTCCAGGGCAACGACGTCGTCGTGCTCCAGGAGGCGTTCGACAAC includes these proteins:
- a CDS encoding class F sortase, which gives rise to MPRTAHVFRRALMSSAAAVLILVPLTGCSTSGAAQPPAAVTSASGAAERPNASESPNAPAPTQISIPSIGVTSQLMRLGLNADGTVEVPPADKGMTAGWYAGGAVPGEPGAAVVIGHNDTRFGKAVFHDLKRIAEGADITVLNGLGERTHFTVTGTETVSKSAFPSEKVYGETGDRVLRLITCDGSFDADGHPVDNLIVYATLS
- a CDS encoding sensor histidine kinase is translated as MRRAGENDRHRLPLRKSLLGRLLAVSALVAACSVAATAWLAVQTTSGAIEQEQGQNLTADTRIHDTLLGYAAAHPTWDGVGATVRELADESGRRITLTTQSRGILADSADGSPPPPALPPQASAVVDPMSVDAALSSGAGSATIPVGMRSRSDRVDPRAVGPFRLPDAERASLRRAAEEVARCLNRSGIASDVVEGPSGRPRIQDVGNDPDRLQGTRCTTEDLDRPTPTEEKALSALSRLANACLSRQSREPVRLGLDLSWDTAGEPFPVPATAAPTPVPSSAPREAQVAPSPEPTALTSENDRAIASCVAVARREQLSSYVAPPSLLFISDPGGGAVPAFDLSPANTARITGVAALVLALTVGASVLAGARLVRPLHALTGAAQRMRDGEDSAPVVVAADNEIGRLAAAFNDMSAHRARLEEQRKVMVSDVAHELRTPLSNIRGWLEGAQDGIAEPDAMFISSLLEEAVQLQHIIDDLQDLSAADAGVLRLHPEPVRIEELLAHVAAAHQAQADAAEVGLTVAASTAGAPLPSLTADPVRLRQAMGNLVSNAVRHTPAGGRVTLRAYATGPEEEEQEQGRVALEVADTGSGIPAEDLRYVFDRFWRAEKSRSRRTGGSGLGLAIVRKLAEAHGGTADVVSTVGEGSVFTLRLPQAVPDPGDAGLMR
- a CDS encoding response regulator transcription factor, producing MIVAEDDAKQAELVRRYLEREGHAVTVVADGLAALEQVRQGTPDLLVLDVMMPRADGLDVIRVLRSEERELAVLMLTARATEDDLLLGLDLGADDYMTKPYSPRELMARVRTLLRRTHRRAGEGGPGEGGVLRVGALAVDPVRHEVAADGVRIECTPGEFRLLAAMAAEPDRVFTREQLLAELHGFDRYISSRTVDVHIMNLRKKIEHAPRRPVRLLTVFGVGYKLTDPVKGASRAPGR